A genomic window from Tolypothrix sp. PCC 7910 includes:
- a CDS encoding cysteine desulfurase family protein — protein MSNRPIYLDCHATTPVDERVLAAMLPYFTEKFGNPASISHVYGWEAEAAVKQTREILAAAINASPEEIVITSGATEANNLAIKGIAEAYFQKGQHIITVATEHKAVLDPCNYLKTLGFDITVLPVQKDGLIDLNELEKAIRPETILVSVMAANNEIGVLQPLSAIGEICRDRNIIFHTDAAQAIGKIPLDVQAQKIDLMSLTAHKVYGPKGIGALYVKRRNPRVQVAPQQHGGGHERGMRSGTLYTPQIVGFGKAVEIALTEEAAENQRITALRLKLWEQLSQIPGVHLNGHSTQRLAGNLSISVEGVDGAALSLGLQPVMAVSSGSACNSASTAPSHVLTALGHPSQLAYASVRFGIGRFNTPEEIDIIAKHAITTIQSLRKQASLV, from the coding sequence ATGTCGAATCGCCCCATCTACCTAGATTGCCATGCTACTACCCCCGTTGATGAACGAGTATTAGCAGCAATGCTGCCTTATTTCACAGAAAAATTTGGTAATCCAGCAAGTATCAGTCACGTTTACGGTTGGGAAGCAGAAGCAGCGGTTAAACAAACGCGAGAGATTTTAGCAGCAGCTATCAACGCCTCACCAGAAGAAATTGTTATTACTAGTGGTGCAACAGAAGCCAATAATTTAGCCATTAAAGGTATAGCAGAAGCTTATTTCCAAAAAGGACAACATATTATTACTGTGGCGACAGAACATAAAGCTGTTCTCGACCCCTGTAACTATTTAAAAACACTGGGTTTTGACATTACAGTGCTACCCGTCCAAAAAGATGGGTTAATTGATTTAAATGAGTTAGAAAAAGCTATACGTCCAGAGACAATTTTAGTATCGGTGATGGCTGCAAATAACGAAATTGGGGTATTGCAGCCACTGTCAGCCATTGGCGAAATCTGCCGCGATCGCAATATTATTTTCCACACCGATGCTGCCCAAGCTATTGGTAAAATTCCCTTGGATGTGCAAGCACAGAAAATTGACTTGATGTCACTAACTGCACATAAAGTATACGGCCCCAAAGGCATCGGTGCGCTATATGTCAAAAGACGCAACCCCAGAGTCCAAGTAGCCCCGCAACAACATGGCGGTGGACATGAGAGAGGAATGCGATCGGGTACTTTATATACACCGCAAATCGTCGGCTTTGGGAAAGCGGTGGAAATCGCCCTAACAGAAGAAGCCGCAGAAAACCAACGCATTACAGCACTCAGGCTCAAACTCTGGGAACAGCTTTCCCAAATACCAGGAGTTCATCTCAACGGACATTCTACCCAACGCTTAGCAGGAAACCTGAGTATCAGCGTTGAGGGGGTAGATGGGGCTGCACTTAGCTTAGGATTACAACCAGTCATGGCAGTTTCTTCCGGTTCTGCTTGTAACTCAGCCAGTACAGCACCTTCCCACGTTCTCACCGCCTTAGGACATCCCTCACAGCTAGCCTATGCATCAGTACGCTTTGGCATTGGTCGCTTCAATACCCCAGAGGAGATTGATATCATAGCCAAACACGCGATCACCACTATTCAGAGTTTACGCAAACAAGCCAGTTTGGTGTGA
- the bcp gene encoding thioredoxin-dependent thiol peroxidase, producing MSNIPQVGQPTPNFSIPDQNGNAVSLADFSGQWVILYFYPKDNTPGCTTEAKDFTELNQNFSALGAKILGVSPDSSQSHCKFIAKHNLTITLLSDPEHELAESYGIWQLKKFMGKEYMGVVRSTFLIAPDGKIAYTWPNVKVKAHAQQVLTKLQELAAISGASS from the coding sequence ATGAGCAATATTCCCCAAGTTGGACAACCAACCCCTAATTTTTCCATTCCTGACCAAAATGGTAATGCTGTCAGCCTCGCTGATTTTAGTGGTCAATGGGTGATTCTTTATTTCTACCCGAAAGATAACACTCCTGGTTGCACGACAGAAGCAAAAGATTTTACCGAGTTAAATCAAAACTTCAGCGCCCTGGGTGCAAAAATATTAGGTGTAAGCCCAGATTCTAGCCAGTCTCATTGTAAGTTTATCGCTAAACATAACTTAACAATCACCCTGTTAAGCGACCCAGAACATGAGTTAGCTGAATCTTATGGAATTTGGCAATTAAAGAAGTTTATGGGTAAGGAATATATGGGTGTTGTGCGCTCAACTTTTCTCATCGCTCCTGATGGCAAAATTGCTTATACTTGGCCAAATGTGAAAGTTAAAGCCCATGCTCAACAGGTTTTAACTAAATTACAGGAATTAGCAGCTATATCAGGCGCATCATCTTAA
- a CDS encoding right-handed parallel beta-helix repeat-containing protein — MSFCINPQCTNPQNSNDELFCISCGSELLLQGRYRVVRQLGGGGFAVTFEAIEVRTNTPKVIKILTNNHQKAIELFQQEAEVLSKLNHPGIPKVERDAYFVYFPRNSQNPSHCFVMEKIVGMDLQKYMENRGMRPIDQHLALQWFRELVTILDCVHKQNFFHRDIKPPNIMLRASSGELALIDFGTARELTQTYYFAQAQGQVTGIISAGYTPLEQMNGQAVLQSDFFALARTFVYLLTGKQPTDPAIYNSYTNEMGWRSYAPHISPLLADLIDQMMAHLPGHRPANTQEILQRLDQIDQSLQPPPPPPPLAPPKWPRRRVVQMLGFGSIGLAIPIGLYTFFTKNKTTLTVSSNGLGDFKTISEAIKNAQPGTRILVNPGFYQESLIIDKPIKIIGDGPVSNIVIESANSNCIVMQTNQAEVRGLTLRGVAGKKNNNFFAVDIPQGQLTLAECDITSDSLSCVSVIGATANPIIQQCKIHDGAQAGIFFQKNSRGTVQDCDIFGNGLSGIAIKDNSNAVIQRCKFHNGKQGGVLVYEDGQATVEDCEILGHDLSGVEIRVNGNAIIQRCKINQNKGRGVYVHDSGLGTVENCDLSGNNLGAFYIDSTSKVQRRGNIE; from the coding sequence ATGAGCTTCTGCATCAATCCTCAATGCACAAACCCACAGAATAGTAATGATGAACTATTTTGTATTAGTTGCGGCTCAGAACTACTGCTACAAGGCCGTTATCGTGTCGTGCGTCAGTTAGGCGGTGGTGGTTTTGCAGTCACTTTTGAGGCGATAGAAGTTCGCACTAACACGCCGAAAGTGATTAAAATTCTCACAAACAATCATCAAAAAGCAATAGAATTATTTCAGCAAGAAGCAGAAGTTTTAAGTAAACTTAATCACCCTGGTATTCCCAAAGTTGAGCGCGATGCTTACTTTGTTTATTTTCCCAGAAACAGCCAAAACCCCAGCCATTGTTTTGTCATGGAAAAAATTGTGGGGATGGATTTGCAGAAATATATGGAAAATCGGGGGATGCGACCGATTGATCAACATTTGGCGCTGCAATGGTTTCGGGAATTAGTAACGATTCTCGATTGCGTACACAAACAAAACTTTTTCCATCGGGATATCAAGCCACCTAATATTATGCTAAGAGCGAGTTCTGGGGAATTAGCATTAATTGATTTTGGTACAGCTAGAGAACTCACACAAACTTATTATTTCGCACAGGCTCAAGGTCAGGTAACAGGAATTATTTCCGCAGGTTACACACCACTCGAACAAATGAACGGTCAGGCTGTACTTCAGTCCGATTTCTTTGCTTTGGCACGCACATTTGTTTATTTACTCACAGGTAAACAACCTACTGACCCAGCAATTTATAATTCTTACACCAATGAGATGGGCTGGCGGAGTTATGCGCCTCACATTTCGCCACTTTTGGCAGATTTAATCGACCAAATGATGGCGCATTTACCCGGTCACCGACCAGCGAATACTCAGGAAATTTTACAACGATTAGACCAAATCGACCAAAGTTTACAACCCCCACCGCCACCGCCACCATTAGCACCACCCAAATGGCCTAGAAGGCGTGTAGTGCAAATGCTAGGTTTTGGTAGCATTGGATTAGCTATACCAATTGGTTTATATACATTTTTTACTAAAAACAAAACGACTCTAACTGTTTCTAGTAATGGATTGGGTGACTTTAAAACTATTAGTGAAGCAATTAAAAATGCTCAACCTGGTACCCGGATTTTGGTAAATCCAGGTTTTTACCAAGAAAGTTTAATCATTGACAAGCCAATCAAGATTATTGGTGATGGGCCTGTATCTAACATTGTGATTGAGAGTGCAAACTCAAATTGCATTGTTATGCAAACAAATCAAGCGGAAGTCCGAGGTTTAACTTTACGTGGTGTAGCAGGAAAAAAGAATAACAATTTCTTTGCTGTAGACATTCCTCAAGGTCAATTAACCTTAGCTGAATGCGACATTACTTCCGATTCCCTTTCTTGCGTCAGTGTTATCGGTGCAACAGCTAATCCCATTATCCAACAGTGTAAAATCCACGATGGCGCACAAGCAGGAATCTTTTTTCAAAAAAACAGCCGCGGAACAGTACAAGACTGCGATATCTTCGGTAATGGTTTATCAGGCATAGCAATTAAGGATAATAGCAATGCTGTAATCCAAAGGTGCAAATTTCATAATGGCAAACAAGGCGGAGTTCTGGTTTATGAGGATGGACAAGCCACAGTGGAAGATTGCGAAATCTTAGGTCATGATTTATCAGGTGTAGAAATTAGAGTAAATGGTAATGCTATAATTCAACGCTGTAAAATCAATCAGAATAAGGGACGCGGCGTTTATGTCCACGATAGTGGTTTGGGTACAGTGGAAAACTGCGATTTAAGCGGTAATAATCTCGGCGCGTTTTATATAGATAGCACTTCTAAGGTACAGCGCCGTGGAAACATAGAATAG
- a CDS encoding lipoxygenase family protein, with translation MQRQALSTKQQGQYRYNPATLDDKGPARIFPYGGEDGVLRYILMKLRQNQLSQGQVSQPLSLLVAELEKLIHDFEGNFDNLSTLLADFEIFQSGWFNFYLPPNEQFNASYVRQRKQMLQQLLKATDAAKKANSHEQQRSHFYQSLEQSGKCQPHSPQRPIVSLIHQRDGGLSDREFGRQRLAGQNPMVLRRLQSEETGRLQAWINQPYKLADDSVIDLIASAGANRLFIAEYPLLQDLKATDLHYGRYVGSPTALFYRSDDGLEPLLIEVEKGRVVTARDNADDWTRAKLSVQTADVTDHELITHLAYTHLAMETFAIATARQLPENHPLSRLLRPHFQFLLAINTRGNSLLLGEGSAIDQLMATTRETSLGLINRAYRKRPFREYSLLNNITTRGIEAKFISEFPYRDDALLLWAAIANYTTRYLQRYYGDDRAVQQDLYLQAWTAELGAPLDSRPLSEFAQAPSWVPKGWAIAAGLEIEELPSYPRVPGFPEITSLQQLIDIATVIIFTSGPQHAAVNFSQFDYVGYVPNAPLALYSQPDTPSTLTQLLPPALQDLEQMQLSFSLSGINWGKLGSSDLINFTEQGDRQILTQFQNELKDIERTIKNRNQQRVADGGVEYPYLLPSRIPNSINI, from the coding sequence ATGCAACGCCAAGCACTTTCTACAAAACAACAAGGTCAATATCGCTATAACCCAGCTACTCTTGATGATAAGGGGCCTGCACGGATTTTTCCCTATGGGGGAGAAGATGGGGTATTGCGCTATATATTGATGAAACTGCGGCAAAATCAGCTAAGTCAAGGACAAGTATCGCAACCTTTGAGTTTGCTAGTAGCAGAGTTAGAAAAGCTAATTCATGATTTTGAGGGAAACTTCGATAATTTATCTACTTTGCTGGCAGATTTCGAGATTTTTCAATCGGGATGGTTTAATTTTTATTTGCCACCAAATGAACAGTTTAATGCCAGCTATGTTCGCCAACGCAAGCAAATGTTACAGCAACTTTTGAAAGCAACGGACGCAGCAAAAAAGGCAAATTCTCATGAGCAACAGCGATCGCACTTTTACCAATCCCTAGAACAAAGCGGAAAATGTCAGCCTCACTCACCCCAACGCCCCATAGTGAGCTTAATTCATCAGCGAGATGGTGGCTTAAGCGATCGCGAGTTTGGGCGGCAACGGTTAGCGGGGCAAAACCCAATGGTATTAAGGCGTTTGCAGTCTGAGGAAACGGGTAGATTGCAAGCTTGGATCAATCAGCCTTATAAATTGGCTGATGATAGCGTGATAGACTTAATAGCATCCGCAGGGGCTAACCGTTTGTTTATTGCTGAATATCCCCTGTTGCAAGATTTAAAAGCCACAGATTTGCATTATGGTCGCTATGTAGGGAGTCCTACGGCGCTGTTTTATCGCTCTGATGATGGACTTGAACCATTACTGATTGAGGTAGAAAAAGGCAGAGTCGTCACAGCTAGGGATAATGCCGACGACTGGACAAGGGCAAAACTCTCTGTACAAACTGCCGATGTCACCGACCATGAGTTGATTACTCACTTAGCCTATACTCATTTGGCAATGGAGACATTTGCGATCGCCACTGCTCGACAGTTACCAGAAAATCATCCCCTGTCTCGGCTATTGCGTCCCCATTTTCAGTTTCTGTTGGCAATTAATACTAGAGGGAATAGCTTATTGCTGGGTGAAGGTTCTGCCATTGATCAGTTAATGGCGACTACCAGAGAAACTTCTTTAGGGTTAATTAATCGCGCTTATAGAAAACGTCCTTTTAGGGAATATTCTTTACTTAATAACATCACAACTCGGGGAATAGAAGCAAAATTCATCTCAGAGTTTCCTTACCGTGATGATGCCTTATTGTTGTGGGCAGCGATCGCTAATTATACTACCCGTTATTTACAACGCTACTATGGCGATGACCGCGCAGTCCAACAAGACTTATATCTGCAAGCTTGGACAGCAGAACTAGGCGCACCCTTAGACTCCCGTCCGCTATCGGAGTTTGCTCAAGCACCAAGTTGGGTACCGAAAGGATGGGCGATCGCCGCTGGGTTAGAGATTGAAGAATTACCTAGCTATCCCCGCGTACCAGGGTTTCCAGAAATCACCAGCTTGCAACAACTCATAGATATTGCCACTGTAATTATCTTTACCTCTGGACCGCAACACGCCGCGGTTAACTTTAGCCAGTTTGATTATGTCGGCTATGTTCCCAACGCACCTTTAGCACTTTACAGCCAACCAGATACCCCAAGTACCCTGACGCAATTGTTACCGCCAGCCTTACAGGATTTAGAACAGATGCAGTTATCATTTTCCCTGAGTGGGATTAATTGGGGAAAACTTGGCAGTTCTGATTTAATCAATTTTACCGAACAAGGCGATCGCCAAATCCTCACCCAGTTTCAAAATGAACTCAAAGATATTGAAAGAACAATTAAAAACCGCAATCAACAGCGTGTAGCCGATGGCGGTGTTGAGTATCCTTACCTTTTACCATCTCGCATTCCTAACAGCATTAATATTTAG